The genomic region TGCACTTATTAGAGCCTGCTCTCGTATGGATGTATTTCTCCACCAAGCGTAAATTACGGCAGAAATTAACAGCAGGATAACAATGTCTGAAAGTTGTAAGTTCATGAGTGCCAACTAAATTTTAATGAAGTTTTAACATCATAACGAATAGTGGCTAGAAGAAAATAGTTTATGGGAAGAAATACGTGGCTACCTCCAAGCAGGAGAGAAAGGAGAGGTAGCCACGGGGCTTCACGCTATATAGAGCAAGTCGTAAAATTATCTCATTGAGTAAAACAAAATTTGGGCATTCGGGGCAGCGAATGTGTGGGTAACCAAATTTTAGTCGTTAGTTTTAATCAAATGGCCAGTCAGGCGATAATTTAGGCGGCTTCTACTGCTCTCTCAGCGTAAAGTTGGATGACCCACTGCTCAATGCGTTGATCAGTGAGTTCAAACTGTTGATCTTCATCGATTGCCAAACCGACGAAGGATTCTTTGTTTTCAATGCAGGCCCTAGAGGCTTCAAATTCATAGCCTTCTGTGGACCATTGACCAATAAAGTTGGTGTTGGTTGGTAGAAGTTTTTCATACAGCCAACCTACCGCGTCGATAAAGTAGTCGCCATAGCCGAACTGGTCGCCTAGTCCGTATAGAGCAATAACAGTATCTTCAAGATCGAGTGTGGCTAAACTGTCTCCAATGTCTTCCCAGTCGGATTGAATACCTCCAAAATCCCAAGTCGGTATGCCTAAAATAAGCATGGGATACTGCTCTAGTTGGCTAAGCTCAATATCCTTGATATTGAATATATCTACTTGTTCACCAAGCTCTTCCCATTGTTTGGCAATCTTATGCCCAACTTCTTCTGTATTATTTGTATCTGTGCCGTAAATAAGGGCAATTGTTGATTGAGCCATGTTATGCCTTAACTTTTTAACATTTAGTGGATTTGTCCATACTGGTGACTACTGACACCAAAGTGTTGAACAAATGCGGCTTCGAACTGATCTTCAGAAAAACCGCTTTGAGCAACAATATGTGACTTAGCGCTAGGATCTTGTCTTAGTTGAGCTGCCGCAGATTTAATTCGGCTGCGAGTGCAGTAATGCTCAATGGATTGCTCAACGATAAGGTGAAAGCCAATGGCGAGAGCTTCGGTATTCAGTCCAACCTGTTGAGCTAGACGCTTGATATTTAATGTTTCGTGCTCCGGTGTTTCTATTAGGTTTTGTGCGTGGAAAAGTTTGCTCTGGCAATCTTCGCATTGTGATAAGTGACTAAGCATTTGTAATTGTTCGATTAGTGTAAATATGACCGAATAAAGGTGTCCAGCAAGGCTGATGGAATGACCTTTGTGCGCCAGTATTAACGCCATCGCTGATAGGGTTCTTTCTGTGACAGGAAGTTGGATGATTCCATTCTCATTACCCAATTTATCTCGCATAGTCCTAAAATGTTGAATAATTTGATCTTCCGTTTCGCCAAGTACGGCGGCCAGGTGTGCGGGGCTAATACGAGCTTGGATTAGGCTATGTTCATCACCTTGTTTCATTAGTAGATTGCCGCTTACGTTTTGTGGGCTATAAGATATTTGTACAGAGTTTATGTCTTTTGCTGTTTTTATTGGCCCTGTCCCTAAGAAAGAAAAGTAGATCCCAGGTTTTGCGTCTTCATAGATTGAAATGTCGTCATTGCTAAACAAATGTTGGTTAAGCAATTCTAGGTTTGGAAGTAAGGCGAGCAGTTTTTTATGGCCAGACAGGTGAGCGGCTAATTCTTCTTTAATATTTCCTGCTGTGTCATACACATCACGCATATTTAATTGCATCGTATGTCGCCTTCATTTTGATAATGGTTATCATTAAAGTTGTTTTTGCGCTTTGATGCAAGTGATTCTCATTAATTTTTTTATATGAGAATCACTTTTTTGATATTTTTATCTGATGTGTTGACGGAAGGGGTTAATCTAGATAGTCGGTTCTATTAAGTCCGTACTTTTGCATCTTTTGATTTAGTGTTCGTCGTGGTAGCTGAAGTTGCTCTAGGACAAGCTGGATGTTGCCTTTTTGTTGTCGAATGCTGGCTTCAATTAAACTGCGTTCAAACTCTTGCACCTTAACGCTAAGAGGAAGTGGTGTGATGGTATCTATGTCATCTTGAGCTTGGTAGCCAGCTAAGATTTTTGCAACGCTCGTATTGGGTTCGAGAGCATAACGTAGTGCGACGTTTCTAAGTTCGCGAACATTACCAGGCCAGCCATATAGCGTCAGTGTCTCATGGTCAATAGGGCTAAGCTGTCTTAAATCACCACCTCGTTCTTTAACTGCGATACGGCAGAAATGTTCAAAGAGTAGTGGAATGTCAGAACTTCTGTTACGCAAATCTGGGAGATGTATTTGCGAGACATTCAGCCGGAAGAATAAGTCTTGTCTGAAGTTTTCGAGAGTTTGTAGATCACTTTTTGCAGCGGCTACTACCCTTAAATCTAATTGAATCGTATTGTTGCTACCAACGCGTTCAAGTTGGTTTTCCTGTAATACACGCAATAGCTTTATTTGCATCGCCAGAGGCATGCTTTCTATTTCATCGAGAAATAAGGTTCCGCCACTGGCGTGTTCGAGCTTACCAATTCTTTGTTTGTTAGCGCTAGTGAACGCGCCAGCTTCGTGACCGAACAGCTCACTTTCAAAAAGTTCAGCAGGAATAGCGGCACAGTTTATAGCAACAAAGGGGCTGGAGCCTCTAGGGCTACAGTCATGTAGTGCCTTTGCGACTAATTCTTTGCCGCAGCCTGTTTTTCCATACACGATGACATGAGTGTCCATGCTTGCAAAGGTTCGAATCTGTTGTCTGACACGGACGATTTGTTCGTTTTTACCAATAATGGTTTCTTCTAGCCCATGTAAGTCACCAAGGTACTGAGATTGATTGGCATGCTGGAGTTGAACCGCTCTTAGTTGAATGGCTTTTTCGACCGTTTGCAGTAATCTGTTTGGATCGAAGGGCTTTTCGAGAAAATCAAACGCGCCATCGCGTAAAGCATTGACGGCGGTGTCGACATCTCCATGTCCCGTTATCAGAATAAATGGCAGTTCATGTTCTTTTGATAGACAGTCGCTCATTAGCGTTAAACCATCGATTGGCGTCATACGGATATCACTGACAATAATACAAGGCAATCCAACGCTAAACTGATCTATCAGCTCCTGAGCTTCTTGAAATTCTCTCACTTCATAGTTTGATAATCGTAACCATTGGGCCGTGGTCGAACGAACAATATCGTCGTCGTCAAGAAGCCAAATTTCAATGTGATTGCTGGTATTACTGTTTTCCATATTAGGCCTTTAACAGTGTTAAGCTGAATACGAGTCTTGAGTCATGGTCATGACTTGCTTTTAGAACGCCATTCATGTCTTTTGCTAGGTTTGCACTAATCGCAAGACCCAGTCCTAAGCCTTTTCCGATCGGTTTTGTTGTGAAAAAAGGTTCAAATATGTGTGTCAGCTGAGCGCTTTCTATACCTGGACCATTGTCTTGGTAGTTTATGGTTATTTTATCGCCATGTGTTTCTAAGAATATTGTAATGTTTGGTGTGATTTTTAGTTCGACACAAGCTTGAATTGAGTTACTGATCAAATTAGAAAATATGCGCTCTAACCGAGTTGGTTCAGCAATGACAGTGTCTAAATCATTAAATTCAATTTCCCACTGAACGTTTGCGATGTCCTCTCCAAGGCTTTCAATAGCTCGCTCTACGGAGCTCTTTATCGAGGTGGAGGCAAGCTGTTCTGGTCTTCGGTAGGCAAGTACCTTTAGCTCACTGGTCAGTTTTTGCATTCTTACAACAAGAGACTCTAGGTCGATGAGCGTTTTTAATGCTTGCTCTGAGTCCTGACGTTTAAGTAACAGCTCTGCGGTGTAGGCTAATGTTCTTATACCGGTTAGTGGTTGATTTAACTCATGAGCAATGGCAGTGGACATTTGTCCTATGGCGGCAAGTTTTTCCGTTCTCAATAGTTCTTTTTGCGCCGCTTCTAATGCTTTCGTTCGTTCCAGTACTCGCTCTTCCAAGCGGGTGTTTGCCTCTAGTAAGTTTAGCTCTGCCTTTTTTCGTTTACTAATATCGAGTAACGTCACTAGGTAACCTTGTGAATCACTCCATTTTAAAGAAGAGACTGAAAGTAGTGCTGGAAAAACTTGGCCGTTCTCTTTTTGCAGGACAACTTCTTGTTCTAGTAAATTCTCTTCGGATGGATTCCCCGAAACTTCTTGTGTTTGTAGGGATTTAATAAAAGCCAATGCGATTTGGTTCTCTGGGCTATCAGGTAAGTATTCATATAAATAATGGCTGTTAAGTTTGGTTCTTTCTCCGAAATAGCGTTGCCCCATTGGGTTGACGAAGGATATTTCACCGCGTTTTGTTAACTGCATCAACCCTACGTGAGTATTTTCAATCAGGACTCTCTGGCGCTGAGCACTATTAGCAATGAGGATTTCGTTCTCTAGTTTTGAGGCTATTTTCAAAGAACGTTCTCGTCGATAGAGCCAGAAAAGAAAAATCAGAGCAAAAATCCCAAGGCTAATGAAAGCGATATTTTGGGCTTTTTTATGGATGCCTTTTAAATTTGATAAGTAATGAATTTGCCATTGTAGATCATCTAAAGTGACATTTTGCAAAAGGTAGTTTTCATCGTTCAGGTGGTAAACTTTGGAGCGGGTATTATTGAGAAACTGCACATCTTTTGGGTCATCAAGCCAATTACTCACTAATAGTCGATTTAATTTACTGGCTAAAAATATAAGGCTGTTCTGATCTGTCATGACCACCAGATCATCGAGAAGATTCCATCGTTCAATCAAATCACTGACGTTAATTCGTACAGAAACAGCACCCGCTAAGCCAGCTTTTGTATACACAGGAGCCAGTACTAGGTGGGCTGACTTGTATTGCTTTGGATTGTAGCCAGAGACAAGGATGTATTCTCCTTGTTGTTCTCTAAGCACATTGCTCAAGTCTTGTTTGCTGAAGTAGTCGTCTAAATCGAAATTAGGTGATTGCTCACTGGATACTAAAAGCTCTCCTTGTGCCGACAAAATGAACCAGTCCTGCGTTTTAGATACATGTGTCAGATCTTCTAGATGTCGCTGTAATCGCGCTGTTAACACTGGATCTTTAGGGTTGTTCATAAAAGCCAGTAAGCTAGGGTTATCAGCAAGCGCATAGGGAAGAATGTGGTAGTTTTTTAATTCGCTGCGTAACTCAATTACGTAATCGAGTAGTTTGTCTTGGCCTTCTGAATGCTTATCTATAATCAGCGCCTGATAGGCAATAGTATTCACGCCAAAGAATAATAGAGTCAGTACGGAGCATCCGAAGGTAATAAAAAAAAGACGATGTTTACGGAATTGTGAAATCAAAGAGAGTCTCGCTAGCCTTTAATATATTTACCAGCTCTTAATCGGTTTAGATTAAATTCAAGCTGCGTAACAAAGTAACGCCAATACTGGTAGTAATCAAGGATGCGATGGTTGTTATAACGATGATGTTTGCCGCCAACGTAGAGTTGCCATTCATCGCCCTGACCATAATATAGCTTGCTGAAGCGGTTGGAGCTGAGGACATTAGGAATAATACGCCGAGTTCCATGCCGCGGTAGCCTAATAAATAGCCACCAAATGTCAGTATGAAAGGGATGAAAATAAGCTTACCAATGGATGCTAATATCGCACCTAGCATACCCTTCTTCAAAGACTTAAAGTTGAGTGATGCACCTGCACACAGCAATGCTAACGGTAGTGTCATTTGTGCAAAATAATCACCTGCTTTATAAAGCGTTGTAGGAAGTGATAGTCCCGTTAGTGTTGTAATAAAGGCTGCTAAGATGGCAATAATTAGAGGGTTTTTTGCTATGCCCTTTAGAATGCCTATCAAGCTTGCATTTGTTCCCAGTGCTCGACTAAGCCCAATGACAGAGAGGATGTTGAATAATATCGTGACGCCGCCTAGGTACACTGACGCTACAGAAAAAACATCATTTCCATAGGCATTTACGCAATAGGCCAAACCAATAATGCCCATATTTGAGCGGAAAGCGCCTTGAACCAAAACGGCGCGTTGTGCTTTATCCGACTCCCAAATAGACAATACTAGTTCTAGTGCAATATAAGTCACTGTGACCGCTATCATTGCATATAACACTAATGATAAATCGGTGTTTGATGAAATATCGCTTTTGGAAATGCTAATGAAGAGTAGAGCAGGAAGTGTAACGTTGAACACCAATTTGGATGCAACATCAATGAAGTTGTCATTGATGATTCGTATTCGGTATAGAATTACTCCTAATGCCAATATCAAAAATATTGGCATTGTTATAGAGAAAGAAAATACCAGTACATCCAAAAAATTGTTCAACGCCATTCCTTAGAGAAAGGTTTTACTGATCGTTGTTTTCGAAGCGATAGCCTGCGCCATAAACAGAATGGATAACGTTTAATTCAGGTGCCACAGCAGAGATTTTTTTACGCAATTTTTTGATATGGCTGTCAATAGTACGATCACTCACTACGCGGCTGTCAGCATAGATGCTTTTCATGATAAGGTCTCGGCCGAAAACGCGACCAGGTTCCTTGATAAGCAACTGAAGTAATTGAAACTCAACGGTTGTTAAGTCGATTAAATCGCCTTTGTAAGTCGCGCGCAGACGATCTACATCTAGGTCGAAGCCGTCTGTTCTTGGCGATTCTGCTTGATCTAGCTCCACACGGCGTAGGTTGGCTTTTACACGAGCAACAATCTCACGTGGGCTAAATGGTTTACATACATAGTCGTCTGCGCCCATTTCCAAACCAATCAAGCGATCGATTTCTTCGGCTTTTGCCGTCACCATGATGATGGGTACGCCGCTGAATTGACGAACTTGTTTACAGATTTCTACACCGTCTAAACCGGGTAGCATTAGATCTAACAGAACGATATCAACTTGGTTGTTTTTGATATAGTTAACAGCAATGTCACCACGGTCAAGGTGATGCGGTTCATAGCCTGCTTGTTCTAAGTAAGCTGTCATGAGTTCTGCTAGTTTTGGTTCGTCTTCAATAATCAGTACTTTGCTCATAATATTATTCGTTCCTGTTCGTTTAACGAGAGTAGTTTAAAGGGAATTCTACTTTTATTCCTAAGCCACCATCTGGGGAGTGATAAGCACTGATTGTGCCTTGATGTCCATCCACAATACTTGCGCAAATAGCAAGACCTAAACCTCGCCCGCCAGTTGCACGGTTTCTTGAATTTTCAACACGGAAGAACTGCTCAAAAATTCTGTTTTTATCATCATCGCTAACACCTGGGGCTGTGTCCTCAAAAAGAATAATAGCCTTTTTGTTCTTTTTGGAGAGCTTAACCGTCAGTTTCCCTGGTGCATTTGTGTATTTTAGCGAGTTATTCATCAGATTCGAAAAGAGTTGATGTAATCGATCTGAATCACCATTCATAACAATAGGGTTTTTCTGAGAATATTCAAACCCTAATTCTAAACCGCCTTCATTAAAAGGAAGCGTCATAGATTGAACAGTCTGTTCAATAATCTCATTTAGAGAGATATCTTCCATTTCATAACTCAAGTTACCCATATCATGCATTGATAATTGGTTTAAGTCATCAATTAGGCGTGCAATATGAAGGGTTTCTTGATGCAAGGAGGAGAGGCTTTCAGGCGTCATTTTAATAATGCCATCCTGCATTGCTTCTATTTCTCCTCTCAGAATAGCGACGGGTGTTCTTAACTCATGAGCCGTATCTGCAACCCAGCGTTTACGTGCTTCTCGTGTGTGCTCTAGAGTGCAAGCTAAGTTATTAAAGTCACAGCTAAGGCTGGCTAATTCATCGCCACCTTTTACCGATATGCGAGTTTCATATTTTCCTGCTGCCAGTTTCTTCGTGGCTTTTTGCATGGAAATGATAGGGCGACTTAGCCATTGAGCAAGCGGCCATGTTAATAGTGCTGCTATTGCCAACATGAAGGCGGATATGAGCAAAAACGCTTCGCCTTGTTGGCGAACAAATCGTAATGTTTGGTCTTGTACTAGCTCTCGTATAGAGCGTAAGCCAACGTAGCCGACAACTTTTTTATTTACAGTGACAGCGTGGGTCTCTGCGTCGGCAAAGCTCGTTTTACCTATTATTGGGTTTTCTTTGGCGTCAAATAATAGAAAACGTTGGCGGTAATACTGGGAGGGATAAATTAAATCTAAGTTAGGTGTGCTAGGTGGTGGAACCAAGTCGCGTAGGTTATCCACTTTCGCTTTATGCCACTCTTTTTCCATTCGGCTTTCTTGGACTAAAAAATACCAATCATCATAGTAAATGTAGAGGTTAGCTGTTCTGTTCGCCATTTGCTCTAGAAAATCGCGATCACGTTCCGTAGCGTAGGATACAAAGCCTCTATCAAAACTCCATTGAAATACTTGCCACATAGAAACAATGAGTAAAATATTACTTAAAACAAAAACTGCAAAAAGTTTATGTCGAATTTTTAACCCTTTGGTCATTGGCATAGCGAAGTTCAGAGTCCTATGGTGCATCCTGTTTATGTGTCATTCACAGGGATTAATGATGATCGATATGGCGTCGCAATGCTTTCTATATCGAGCGGGATTATTGGTCATTGTAATCGTCTGTTTACTATACATTTTTATTGTGAAAGCTGGCTACTTAGTTGGAGTGTAAATAATGAGGATTTCCAATAAAGAGTTTCCTTTAGTATCATGAATAGGTTTTGTCTTTTAGGTTCCTGTATGCCTGCTTTATTCGTGTTAAAAGGTCTGACTTCATTTAGTCTTATTGTCGTTAATACCTTGATTTGCTTTGCTCCAGTCATGTTATTGGCGTTGGTTAAATGTATTTTGCCGTTCGCATCGGCACGCGCCGTTTTAAATGTTGTATTGGATAATATCGCGACATTTTGGATCGGAGTGAATAACATCAACCAGCGGGTCCTGGGTGGCTCAGATATTTCTGTGTTGGGAAAGCACGATTTTGTATTGAATGATTGGTATATGGTGACGGCAAATCATCAATCTTGGGTGGATATTCTTATCTTGCAGCGCCTGTTTAACAGACGCATTCCTTTTATTAAGTTTTTTTTAAAGCGTGAGCTGATTTGGGTGCCTTTTATCGGTCTGGCTTGGTGGGCGTTAGAGTTTCCCTTCATGAAGCGTTACAGTCCTGCTTTGCTAAAAAAACGCCCTGAACTCAAAGGAAAAGATATTGAGATGACGAAAAGGGCGTGCGATAAGTTTCAGTACTTTCCTGTGTCTATTATGAACTTTTTGGAAGGGACTCGCTTTACACCTCAAAAGCATGATCAACAATCCAGTCAGTATAAACATCTCTTGACGCCTAAAGCGGGTGGTTTGTCGTTTGCGCTAAATGCAATGGATGGCAAGTTGCATCAGTTAATAGATGTCACCATTGTTTATTCAGACGGAATTCCGAGTTTTTTTGATTACCTTTGCGGGAAAGTGTCTAACATCAAAGTGCATATCCGAGTAATGCCTATTGATGATTCTTTGCTTGGAGACTATCAAAACGATGCGGAATATAGGGCGTACTTTCAGCAATGGGTGAATGTGCTTTGGCAGCAAAAAGACCAGCAGTTTGAAAGCTTGCTGCAAGCTGAGCCGAAAGATCATTGGTTGTAAATAGAAAATTTCTTTCTGTATCCTTCAATTAATCAAGAATTGTATCTTTTCACTTTTAATAAAATATCTGACCCTGTTTCTCTGCATTTAATTTGTCGAGGCGCTTGGTATGGATATTTCTCATTTATTGACTTCACACTCACGAAACATGGAAGCCTCTTTGGTTCGTGAGCTGCTGCATTACAGTCAACAGCCTGACATTCTATCTTTAGCGGGTGGTTTGCCTGATGAAAACTTGATGCCTGCCTACCCGGAGTTGGAGCGGCTAACTGACAGTCGTCAGTATGGCCCAAGCGAAGGTGAAAAAGAGCTTCGAGAGTGTATTTTATCTATTGTTGCAGAGCGGGGTATTGATGCATCGATAGGTAATGTGTTGGTAACCAACGGCTCGCAGCAAGGTTTGGATATTATTAGTCGTTTAATTTTAGACGAAAGCTCGACTATTCTAACTGAACAGCCAACGTATCTAGCCGCTTGTCAGGTATTTAAATTACAAGGCGCAAAGGTTCAAGATGTTTTGTCTGATGCGGAGGGGATGTCTGTCTCCGCTTTGCGTGATGCGATTGAGCAACATCAGCCGAAAGCGGTTTATTTGATTCCTAATTTTCAAAATCCTGCGGGACATTGTTATAGCTTGCAGCGCCGGCACGAGATTGCTGCCTTGCTTGATGAGAAAAACATATTACTCATAGAAGATGATCCATACCGTGATCTTTGTTATGACAATGTCGACCTTACACCAATTTCCACCTTGATAAAGCAAGCGCCTTGGTTGTACATGGGGAGTTTTTCTAAGGTTTTGTGGCCGGGGTTGCGTACTGGCTATATTGTTTCCTGTGAGGCTTTTTCTCTGTACTTGGTTAAAGTAAAGCAAGCCGTTGATCTTCATACCAACCGTCTTGGTCAGAGCGTGATTACCCAGTTCTTTAAGTCTGGACAATATCCGGATCACGTTATTAAGCTTCAAAAGGCCTATAAGGAAAAGCGAGATGTGATGGCGCAAGCTTTAAGTGTAGAGCTTGGCGATCTTGTTGTATTTTCGCTTCCAGCTGGTGGTATGTTCTTTTGGGTAAAGTTGCCCGACGGTGTTTCATCGCAACGAGTACTGACTGAGGCATTGAAGGATAAGGTATTGGTGCTGCCTGGAACGCCATTTTTTCCGTGTGAAAGTCCGCTTGATGATTCGTTCCTGCGGTTGAGTTTTGCGCGCGTCTCTCCGGCGCAAATCCAACAAGCCATTGTGGTGCTTGCTAAAGTCATTAGGCAGCTTACTTAGTTTGCTGAAGTCACTTGGAGTGACTAGCTATGTCTATATTGACTAGGTTTATTGCTTCAAGGCATTTTTGTTGTGTTAAGGCTGGCTTTTTATTGTATTTATGCTTGGCTAGCAGTTCCTTCTTTTTGGGCTACACGTTAGAATCTTACTTTTAAGACTGTATAGAATAGGAATATGTAATGGGCAGAGCCTTTCAAAACCGCAAAGAGTCCATGGCAAAAACGTCTGACCAGAAAGCCAAGGTTTACAGTAAATACGGCCGTGAGATTTATGTTTGCGCAAAATCCGGTGGTATCGACCCTAATGGTAATTTGGCACTACGTTCTCTGATTGACCGAGCTAAAAAAGATCAGGTGCCAACGCACGTTATCGACAAAGCGATTGATAAGGCGAAAGGTGGCGGTGGAGAAGACTTTGATACGGCTCGCTACGAAGGTTTTGGTCCTGGTAATACGATGGTTATCGTGGATTGTTTGTCAGATAACCCAAACCGTACTTTTGGTGATGTGCGTACTTGCTTTAACAAAGTGAAGTGCAAAATTGGTGGGCAGGGTAGTGTGAGTCACATGTTTGACCACAGTGCTATTTTTGTTTTTGCTGGCACGGATGAAGAAGCAGTATTAGAAGCCTTAATGATGGCGGATGTTGATGTAACCGATATCGAGCTAGAAGACGGTAAGGTGACAGTGTTTGCGCCTCATACAGATTACAGTAAAGCGAAAACGGCCATTACGGATGCGCTTGGCGACATTGAATTTGAAGTAGATGAAATTCAGTTTGTTGCTCAAAACACTATAGAAATTCAAGGTGAAGAGTTGGAACAGTTTGATCGCTTCTTGGATCTGTTGAATGACCTAGACGATGTGCAGCGTGTTTATCATAACGCTGAATAATAGAATGAGAGGCCTCAGTGATATTTTTCACTAAGGCCTTTTTTTATGTATGTTGATTAAAAATGACCAAGCCAAAACCTCAGTTAAAATCTCCCTGCGTTAATGTCTGTCTTCTCAATGATGAAGATGTTTGTGTCGGCTGTTATCGTACCGGTAAAGAAATCAGTCAGTGGGGAAGTATGAATAAAGCCTCTCAGCAGGCAGTGATGAAGAAGGTTCGTGAGCGAGAGGCTAAAAGCAGTTTTGTTTCTGGCTAGCGTTTTTTTTGCTGCTGTTAGTGTTATCCCTCTTCATTTTTGTTTTTCAGCTCTATCCATTGCGACATGTATTGTGTGCTTTTAAGGCTGTGGTGTCGCAGCATTAAACCCAAGAAGTGTTTTTTCCTCAGGCTGTCCTTTAGCTGAACGTGTAGCTTCAATCGATTGATTAATTTTGGCTCCCATTCTTCTGCTTGATAACGAGTTTGTAGGATTTTATTGCCATTTTTTTGCATCAGTAACCAGCTTTCTTTGTCCTCATAGAGGGAGGCAGCGGCATCAGCAAAGGTTTCTATGTCGTCGGTTATCACCCCGTTCCATGGGAATGCGCCATGCATAGATTCTGCACCAATGCTGGTGGTTATGCTTGGAGTACCTACTTGCATGGCTTCAACTAATTTGCCTTTAATGCCTGCGCCAAAGCGTAATGGCGCTAAGCAAAGTCGCGATTGTTGCATGACGGCTTGAGCGTCTTCAGCCCAGCCTTTCACTAAAAAGCCCTCTTTTGCATTGTGCAGCTGTGTGGCTTTTGGTGGCGGATAAGCGCCGTAAATATGCATCTCAGCTTTCGGTAAGCGTTTGCGGATTTTTGGCCATATCTCTGTTTTTAATTGTAGGACGGCATCCCAATTTGGCGCGTGACGAAAGTTGCCTATGCTAATAAAATGCTGGCGATCTTCGAAGCTCAGTAATTTGTCTGTGTTTTGTGGTTCTGGCAGCATAAAGGGGAGGTGTAATACGTGCGTTTCTGGCACGTGGAACTCATCGACCAGTAGTTTTGCTTCTACTTCAGAAATCATCAGGGTTAAATCGCAGCGA from Marinomonas rhizomae harbors:
- a CDS encoding flavodoxin — encoded protein: MAQSTIALIYGTDTNNTEEVGHKIAKQWEELGEQVDIFNIKDIELSQLEQYPMLILGIPTWDFGGIQSDWEDIGDSLATLDLEDTVIALYGLGDQFGYGDYFIDAVGWLYEKLLPTNTNFIGQWSTEGYEFEASRACIENKESFVGLAIDEDQQFELTDQRIEQWVIQLYAERAVEAA
- a CDS encoding AraC family transcriptional regulator, encoding MQLNMRDVYDTAGNIKEELAAHLSGHKKLLALLPNLELLNQHLFSNDDISIYEDAKPGIYFSFLGTGPIKTAKDINSVQISYSPQNVSGNLLMKQGDEHSLIQARISPAHLAAVLGETEDQIIQHFRTMRDKLGNENGIIQLPVTERTLSAMALILAHKGHSISLAGHLYSVIFTLIEQLQMLSHLSQCEDCQSKLFHAQNLIETPEHETLNIKRLAQQVGLNTEALAIGFHLIVEQSIEHYCTRSRIKSAAAQLRQDPSAKSHIVAQSGFSEDQFEAAFVQHFGVSSHQYGQIH
- a CDS encoding sigma-54-dependent transcriptional regulator; this translates as MENSNTSNHIEIWLLDDDDIVRSTTAQWLRLSNYEVREFQEAQELIDQFSVGLPCIIVSDIRMTPIDGLTLMSDCLSKEHELPFILITGHGDVDTAVNALRDGAFDFLEKPFDPNRLLQTVEKAIQLRAVQLQHANQSQYLGDLHGLEETIIGKNEQIVRVRQQIRTFASMDTHVIVYGKTGCGKELVAKALHDCSPRGSSPFVAINCAAIPAELFESELFGHEAGAFTSANKQRIGKLEHASGGTLFLDEIESMPLAMQIKLLRVLQENQLERVGSNNTIQLDLRVVAAAKSDLQTLENFRQDLFFRLNVSQIHLPDLRNRSSDIPLLFEHFCRIAVKERGGDLRQLSPIDHETLTLYGWPGNVRELRNVALRYALEPNTSVAKILAGYQAQDDIDTITPLPLSVKVQEFERSLIEASIRQQKGNIQLVLEQLQLPRRTLNQKMQKYGLNRTDYLD
- a CDS encoding AEC family transporter, coding for MRIINDNFIDVASKLVFNVTLPALLFISISKSDISSNTDLSLVLYAMIAVTVTYIALELVLSIWESDKAQRAVLVQGAFRSNMGIIGLAYCVNAYGNDVFSVASVYLGGVTILFNILSVIGLSRALGTNASLIGILKGIAKNPLIIAILAAFITTLTGLSLPTTLYKAGDYFAQMTLPLALLCAGASLNFKSLKKGMLGAILASIGKLIFIPFILTFGGYLLGYRGMELGVLFLMSSAPTASASYIMVRAMNGNSTLAANIIVITTIASLITTSIGVTLLRSLNLI
- a CDS encoding ATP-binding protein, with product MPMTKGLKIRHKLFAVFVLSNILLIVSMWQVFQWSFDRGFVSYATERDRDFLEQMANRTANLYIYYDDWYFLVQESRMEKEWHKAKVDNLRDLVPPPSTPNLDLIYPSQYYRQRFLLFDAKENPIIGKTSFADAETHAVTVNKKVVGYVGLRSIRELVQDQTLRFVRQQGEAFLLISAFMLAIAALLTWPLAQWLSRPIISMQKATKKLAAGKYETRISVKGGDELASLSCDFNNLACTLEHTREARKRWVADTAHELRTPVAILRGEIEAMQDGIIKMTPESLSSLHQETLHIARLIDDLNQLSMHDMGNLSYEMEDISLNEIIEQTVQSMTLPFNEGGLELGFEYSQKNPIVMNGDSDRLHQLFSNLMNNSLKYTNAPGKLTVKLSKKNKKAIILFEDTAPGVSDDDKNRIFEQFFRVENSRNRATGGRGLGLAICASIVDGHQGTISAYHSPDGGLGIKVEFPLNYSR
- a CDS encoding response regulator, producing the protein MSKVLIIEDEPKLAELMTAYLEQAGYEPHHLDRGDIAVNYIKNNQVDIVLLDLMLPGLDGVEICKQVRQFSGVPIIMVTAKAEEIDRLIGLEMGADDYVCKPFSPREIVARVKANLRRVELDQAESPRTDGFDLDVDRLRATYKGDLIDLTTVEFQLLQLLIKEPGRVFGRDLIMKSIYADSRVVSDRTIDSHIKKLRKKISAVAPELNVIHSVYGAGYRFENNDQ
- a CDS encoding PAS domain-containing sensor histidine kinase yields the protein MISQFRKHRLFFITFGCSVLTLLFFGVNTIAYQALIIDKHSEGQDKLLDYVIELRSELKNYHILPYALADNPSLLAFMNNPKDPVLTARLQRHLEDLTHVSKTQDWFILSAQGELLVSSEQSPNFDLDDYFSKQDLSNVLREQQGEYILVSGYNPKQYKSAHLVLAPVYTKAGLAGAVSVRINVSDLIERWNLLDDLVVMTDQNSLIFLASKLNRLLVSNWLDDPKDVQFLNNTRSKVYHLNDENYLLQNVTLDDLQWQIHYLSNLKGIHKKAQNIAFISLGIFALIFLFWLYRRERSLKIASKLENEILIANSAQRQRVLIENTHVGLMQLTKRGEISFVNPMGQRYFGERTKLNSHYLYEYLPDSPENQIALAFIKSLQTQEVSGNPSEENLLEQEVVLQKENGQVFPALLSVSSLKWSDSQGYLVTLLDISKRKKAELNLLEANTRLEERVLERTKALEAAQKELLRTEKLAAIGQMSTAIAHELNQPLTGIRTLAYTAELLLKRQDSEQALKTLIDLESLVVRMQKLTSELKVLAYRRPEQLASTSIKSSVERAIESLGEDIANVQWEIEFNDLDTVIAEPTRLERIFSNLISNSIQACVELKITPNITIFLETHGDKITINYQDNGPGIESAQLTHIFEPFFTTKPIGKGLGLGLAISANLAKDMNGVLKASHDHDSRLVFSLTLLKA